CTTAACCGGACAGTTTTTTCTCTGCGGTCTCTGCGCTCTCTGCGTTGAAATGACGTTTAGAAAAGGGGGTGGGACGCCATGGCTTTCAAGGACCGGATTTGCGGTGACGGCATCACGTTCGACGATTGCCTGCTCGTGCCCGCTCTCAGCGACGTCGTGCCTCGCGACGTCGACACCTCTACGCAACTGACGCGCGAAATCCGCATCAACATTCCCATCGTCTCCGCCGCCATGGACACC
The nucleotide sequence above comes from Planctomycetota bacterium. Encoded proteins:
- a CDS encoding IMP dehydrogenase, which produces MAFKDRICGDGITFDDCLLVPALSDVVPRDVDTSTQLTREIRINIPIVSAAMDT